One Paralichthys olivaceus isolate ysfri-2021 chromosome 8, ASM2471397v2, whole genome shotgun sequence genomic region harbors:
- the LOC109627628 gene encoding interleukin enhancer-binding factor 3-like isoform X2: MAAIVSPLWDEHQAYEELLYWDGLIQEGHRLLPHDFDRYEELRYWYDCLCYEEELRQYHDYIAAVEEIEDQRHYEEAAPSQVSKGPYDRHVMAKHSDVYPTPEELEAVQEIVSRVESALKTVSDQMDTSKENKDDTETETESIDSEDRVLRGVMRVGLVAKGLLLKGDKDLELVLLCSNKPTIPLLMEVSEKLTAQLEAISAEAYTVSQCPEDAAIVVTSTKELALTLTIHLTSPLVRMEEECKTEVEEEEKTEEEAAEAGEDTAEGEKTEEEEAEAAEGGEDAVEGEKTEKAESSETTEAAAEEQTETAAVEEETRTVIDPPDVLDRQKCLTALASLRHAKWFQAKVSHLSSAVVVIRIMRDLCNRVPTWTPLSGWPLELLVEKAICTSERLMGAGESFRRVLECVASGILLDDGPGIKDPCEKEDVDATENLTPQQREDITQSAQLALRLCAFAQMHKVLGREYKPVKPRKSVGASSREDTAQIAPAGYFSLPTKRPYTEMEKDEDEPQLNSKQRKFLKFQKRFQRKSFTEDFSMNAVMRLNQYRPGLEYRLTSQTGPVHEPVFTMTVDLNGVVYEATGPSKRAAKLNVATKVLQELGLPTGSESKPESIGEAEGPVKDAMMTSTMSEDSGQGPILTKNGKNPVMELNEKRRSLKYELSAETGGSHEKCFVMEVEVDGQKFKGRGSNKKEAKAYAALAALEKLFPDNDGESNVNRFLPKKKVTYTDMHIPGFGTIRGIPSDSGSRGWGPNRGRGRGRGKQFAGGPSYNKTNYSYEGNTGTGYHKLYGNNAAKSTASGGSGSNVGYGTFYPESSGSTANYSCPPMTSTDSSAVKGESYQSMPPPADQESPYSYGYGDEKKKMLTQNQNEGQTGNYSMYSTAYPSSVTGGQVYNNYGWGNQSSWGNQQGGYSSYQGYGGQNQGSYSGYSNVNY; encoded by the exons ATATGAGGAGCTGCGTTACTGGTATGACTGCTTGTGCTACGAGGAGGAGCTCAGACAGTATCATGACTACATCGCTGCTGTCGAGGAGATTGAGGATCAACGGCATTATGAG GAGGCTGCACCCTCCCAGGTGAGCAAGGGACCATATGATCGCCACGTAATGGCCAAACATTCCGATGTGTATCCCACAcctgaggagctggaggctgtgCAGGAAATTGTCTCCCGTGTGGAGAGTGCTCTGAAGACTGTGTCTGACCAGATGGACacttcaaaagaaaacaaagacgatACAGAGACGGAGACTGAGAG TATTGATTCAGAAGACCGTGTCCTGCGTGGCGTCATGAGGGTTGGATTGGTGGCCAAAGGACTCCTGTTGAAGGGAGACAAAGACTTGGAGCTTGTGCTGCTTTGTTCCAACAAGCCGACAATCCCCCTGCTTATGGAAGTGTCTGAAAAACTGACGGCACAGTTAGAG GCTATTTCAGCGGAGGCATACACAGTAAGCCAGTGTCCGGAGGATGCGGCCATTGTTGTGACGAGCACAAAGGAGTTAGCCCTGACTCTTACCATCCACCTGACATCACCTCTTGTCAGGATGGAGGAAGAATGTAAAACTGAagtagaggaggaagagaagacagaagaagaagcggctgaagcaggagaagacacagcagaaggagagaagacagaagaagaagaggcagaagcggctgaaggaggagaagacgcAGTAGaaggagaaaagacagaaaaggctGAATCGTCAGAAAcgacagaagcagcagcagaagaacagACGGAAACAGCAGCAGTAGAAGAAG AAACGCGAACAGTCATCGATCCGCCGGACGTTCTGGACAGGCAGAAATGCCTAACTGCCTTGGCGTCTCTCCGCCACGCCAAGTGGTTCCAG gCCAAAGTCAGCCACCTGAGCTCTGCTGTGGTTGTGATCCGGATCATGAGGGACTTGTGTAACCGTGTTCCGACCTGGACGCCACTCTCAGGATGG CCTCTTGAATTGCTGGTCGAGAAGGCTATCTGTACGTCTGAGAGACTGATGGGAGCAGGCGAGTCCTTCCGCCGGGTTCTAGAGTGTGTGGCCTCTGGAATTCTCTTAGATG ATGGCCCTGGAATTAAAGATCCATGTGAGAAGGAAGACGTCGACGCCACTGAAAACTTGACTCCGCAGCAGCGTGAGGACATCACGCAGAGTGCTCAA cTTGCCTTGAGGCTATGTGCGTTTGCACAGATGCATAAGGTGTTGGGGAGGGAATACAAACCTGTAAAGCCACGGAAATCAGTGGGagccagcagcagagaggacacaG CCCAGATAGCTCCTGCTGGATACTTCAGCCTGCCAACGAAGAGACCATACACCGAGATGGAAAAAGACGAGGACGAGCCCCAACTCAACAGCAAACAGAGGAAGTTTCTCAAGTTCCAGAAGCGCTTCCAGAGGAAATCAT TCACAGAAGATTTTAGCATGAATGCTGTGATGCGTCTGAACCAGTACAGACCTGGTCTGGAGTACCGGCTCACATCTCAAACTGGTCCGGTCCACGAGCCCGTCTTCACCATGACTGTGGACTTGAATGGGGTCGTCTACGAGGCCACAGGGCCTTCCAAACGAGCGGCCAAGCTTAACGTAGCCACCAAG GTCTTGCAGGAGCTCGGCCTGCCAACAGGCTCTGAGTCTAAACCGGAGTCCATCGGTGAAGCTGAAGGCCCAGTAAAAGATGCAATGATGACCTCTACTATGTCAGAGGAT AGCGGTCAGGGCCCCATCTTGACCAAAAATGGCAAAAACCCTGTGATGGAGCTAAACGAGAAGCGTCGCAGCCTTAAGTACGAGCTGTCTGCAGAGACAGGGGGCTCCCATGAAAAGTGCTTTGTCATGGAG GTGGAGGTGGACGGGCAGAAGTTTAAAGGGCGAGGTTCTAACAAGAAGGAGGCAAAGGCCTATGCTGCCCTCGCTGCCCTGGAGAAGCTGTTCCCAGACAACGATGGGGAATCAAACGTCAACCGATTTCTTCCAAAGAAGAAAGTCACCTACACGGACATG CACATCCCGGGTTTCGGTACCATTCGTGGTATTCCTTCGGACTCTGGATCCCGTGGCTGGGGGCCCAACAGAGGACGAGGCAGGGGACGAGGCAAACAGTTCGCTGGAGGACCGAGCTATAATAAGA CCAACTACAGTTACGAGGGCAACACTGGCACAGGCTATC ataaacTTTACGGTAACAACGCAGCCAAAAGCACTGCATCTGGCGGATCAGGCAGCAATGTCGGCTACGGCACCTTTTACCCCGAGAGCAGCGGCAGCACCGCCAACTACTCCTGCCCCCCCATGACCAGCACGGACTCCAGCGCTGTCAAGGGAGAAAGCTACCAGTCGATGCCTCCACCTGCCGATCAGGAGAGCCCCTACAGCTACGGGTATGGAGACGAGAAGAAAAAGATGCTGACGCAAAATCAGAACGAGGGCCAGACAGGAAACTACTCCATGTACAGCACAGCTTACCCCAGCTCAGTGACGGGCGGCCAAGTGTATAATAATTACG GCTGGGGAAACCAGTCGTCCTGGGGAAACCAGCAGGGGGGGTACAGCTCGTACCAGGGCTATGGAGGACAAAACCAAGGCTCGTACTCTGGATACAGCAACGTTAATTACTAA
- the LOC109627628 gene encoding interleukin enhancer-binding factor 3-like isoform X3, whose protein sequence is MAAIVSPLWDEHQAYEELLYWDGLIQEGHRLLPHDFDRYEELRYWYDCLCYEEELRQYHDYIAAVEEIEDQRHYEEAAPSQVSKGPYDRHVMAKHSDVYPTPEELEAVQEIVSRVESALKTVSDQMDTSKENKDDTETETESIDSEDRVLRGVMRVGLVAKGLLLKGDKDLELVLLCSNKPTIPLLMEVSEKLTAQLEAISAEAYTVSQCPEDAAIVVTSTKELALTLTIHLTSPLVRMEEECKTEVEEEEKTEEEAAEAGEDTAEGEKTEEEEAEAAEGGEDAVEGEKTEKAESSETTEAAAEEQTETAAVEEETRTVIDPPDVLDRQKCLTALASLRHAKWFQAKVSHLSSAVVVIRIMRDLCNRVPTWTPLSGWPLELLVEKAICTSERLMGAGESFRRVLECVASGILLDDGPGIKDPCEKEDVDATENLTPQQREDITQSAQLALRLCAFAQMHKVLGREYKPVKPRKSVGASSREDTAQIAPAGYFSLPTKRPYTEMEKDEDEPQLNSKQRKFLKFQKRFQRKSFTEDFSMNAVMRLNQYRPGLEYRLTSQTGPVHEPVFTMTVDLNGVVYEATGPSKRAAKLNVATKVLQELGLPTGSESKPESIGEAEGPVKDAMMTSTMSEDVRTNVPPSDVSGQGPILTKNGKNPVMELNEKRRSLKYELSAETGGSHEKCFVMEVEVDGQKFKGRGSNKKEAKAYAALAALEKLFPDNDGESNVNRFLPKKKVTYTDMHIPGFGTIRGIPSDSGSRGWGPNRGRGRGRGKQFAGGPSYNKTNYSYEGNTGTGYHKLYGNNAAKSTASGGSGSNVGYGTFYPESSGSTANYSCPPMTSTDSSAVKGESYQSMPPPADQESPYSYGYGDEKKKMLTQNQNEGQTGNYSMYSTAYPSSVTGGQVYNNYGE, encoded by the exons ATATGAGGAGCTGCGTTACTGGTATGACTGCTTGTGCTACGAGGAGGAGCTCAGACAGTATCATGACTACATCGCTGCTGTCGAGGAGATTGAGGATCAACGGCATTATGAG GAGGCTGCACCCTCCCAGGTGAGCAAGGGACCATATGATCGCCACGTAATGGCCAAACATTCCGATGTGTATCCCACAcctgaggagctggaggctgtgCAGGAAATTGTCTCCCGTGTGGAGAGTGCTCTGAAGACTGTGTCTGACCAGATGGACacttcaaaagaaaacaaagacgatACAGAGACGGAGACTGAGAG TATTGATTCAGAAGACCGTGTCCTGCGTGGCGTCATGAGGGTTGGATTGGTGGCCAAAGGACTCCTGTTGAAGGGAGACAAAGACTTGGAGCTTGTGCTGCTTTGTTCCAACAAGCCGACAATCCCCCTGCTTATGGAAGTGTCTGAAAAACTGACGGCACAGTTAGAG GCTATTTCAGCGGAGGCATACACAGTAAGCCAGTGTCCGGAGGATGCGGCCATTGTTGTGACGAGCACAAAGGAGTTAGCCCTGACTCTTACCATCCACCTGACATCACCTCTTGTCAGGATGGAGGAAGAATGTAAAACTGAagtagaggaggaagagaagacagaagaagaagcggctgaagcaggagaagacacagcagaaggagagaagacagaagaagaagaggcagaagcggctgaaggaggagaagacgcAGTAGaaggagaaaagacagaaaaggctGAATCGTCAGAAAcgacagaagcagcagcagaagaacagACGGAAACAGCAGCAGTAGAAGAAG AAACGCGAACAGTCATCGATCCGCCGGACGTTCTGGACAGGCAGAAATGCCTAACTGCCTTGGCGTCTCTCCGCCACGCCAAGTGGTTCCAG gCCAAAGTCAGCCACCTGAGCTCTGCTGTGGTTGTGATCCGGATCATGAGGGACTTGTGTAACCGTGTTCCGACCTGGACGCCACTCTCAGGATGG CCTCTTGAATTGCTGGTCGAGAAGGCTATCTGTACGTCTGAGAGACTGATGGGAGCAGGCGAGTCCTTCCGCCGGGTTCTAGAGTGTGTGGCCTCTGGAATTCTCTTAGATG ATGGCCCTGGAATTAAAGATCCATGTGAGAAGGAAGACGTCGACGCCACTGAAAACTTGACTCCGCAGCAGCGTGAGGACATCACGCAGAGTGCTCAA cTTGCCTTGAGGCTATGTGCGTTTGCACAGATGCATAAGGTGTTGGGGAGGGAATACAAACCTGTAAAGCCACGGAAATCAGTGGGagccagcagcagagaggacacaG CCCAGATAGCTCCTGCTGGATACTTCAGCCTGCCAACGAAGAGACCATACACCGAGATGGAAAAAGACGAGGACGAGCCCCAACTCAACAGCAAACAGAGGAAGTTTCTCAAGTTCCAGAAGCGCTTCCAGAGGAAATCAT TCACAGAAGATTTTAGCATGAATGCTGTGATGCGTCTGAACCAGTACAGACCTGGTCTGGAGTACCGGCTCACATCTCAAACTGGTCCGGTCCACGAGCCCGTCTTCACCATGACTGTGGACTTGAATGGGGTCGTCTACGAGGCCACAGGGCCTTCCAAACGAGCGGCCAAGCTTAACGTAGCCACCAAG GTCTTGCAGGAGCTCGGCCTGCCAACAGGCTCTGAGTCTAAACCGGAGTCCATCGGTGAAGCTGAAGGCCCAGTAAAAGATGCAATGATGACCTCTACTATGTCAGAGGATGTACGCACAAATGTTCCTCCTTCAGATGTG AGCGGTCAGGGCCCCATCTTGACCAAAAATGGCAAAAACCCTGTGATGGAGCTAAACGAGAAGCGTCGCAGCCTTAAGTACGAGCTGTCTGCAGAGACAGGGGGCTCCCATGAAAAGTGCTTTGTCATGGAG GTGGAGGTGGACGGGCAGAAGTTTAAAGGGCGAGGTTCTAACAAGAAGGAGGCAAAGGCCTATGCTGCCCTCGCTGCCCTGGAGAAGCTGTTCCCAGACAACGATGGGGAATCAAACGTCAACCGATTTCTTCCAAAGAAGAAAGTCACCTACACGGACATG CACATCCCGGGTTTCGGTACCATTCGTGGTATTCCTTCGGACTCTGGATCCCGTGGCTGGGGGCCCAACAGAGGACGAGGCAGGGGACGAGGCAAACAGTTCGCTGGAGGACCGAGCTATAATAAGA CCAACTACAGTTACGAGGGCAACACTGGCACAGGCTATC ataaacTTTACGGTAACAACGCAGCCAAAAGCACTGCATCTGGCGGATCAGGCAGCAATGTCGGCTACGGCACCTTTTACCCCGAGAGCAGCGGCAGCACCGCCAACTACTCCTGCCCCCCCATGACCAGCACGGACTCCAGCGCTGTCAAGGGAGAAAGCTACCAGTCGATGCCTCCACCTGCCGATCAGGAGAGCCCCTACAGCTACGGGTATGGAGACGAGAAGAAAAAGATGCTGACGCAAAATCAGAACGAGGGCCAGACAGGAAACTACTCCATGTACAGCACAGCTTACCCCAGCTCAGTGACGGGCGGCCAAGTGTATAATAATTACGGTGAGTGA
- the LOC109627628 gene encoding interleukin enhancer-binding factor 3-like isoform X1 — translation MAAIVSPLWDEHQAYEELLYWDGLIQEGHRLLPHDFDRYEELRYWYDCLCYEEELRQYHDYIAAVEEIEDQRHYEEAAPSQVSKGPYDRHVMAKHSDVYPTPEELEAVQEIVSRVESALKTVSDQMDTSKENKDDTETETESIDSEDRVLRGVMRVGLVAKGLLLKGDKDLELVLLCSNKPTIPLLMEVSEKLTAQLEAISAEAYTVSQCPEDAAIVVTSTKELALTLTIHLTSPLVRMEEECKTEVEEEEKTEEEAAEAGEDTAEGEKTEEEEAEAAEGGEDAVEGEKTEKAESSETTEAAAEEQTETAAVEEETRTVIDPPDVLDRQKCLTALASLRHAKWFQAKVSHLSSAVVVIRIMRDLCNRVPTWTPLSGWPLELLVEKAICTSERLMGAGESFRRVLECVASGILLDDGPGIKDPCEKEDVDATENLTPQQREDITQSAQLALRLCAFAQMHKVLGREYKPVKPRKSVGASSREDTAQIAPAGYFSLPTKRPYTEMEKDEDEPQLNSKQRKFLKFQKRFQRKSFTEDFSMNAVMRLNQYRPGLEYRLTSQTGPVHEPVFTMTVDLNGVVYEATGPSKRAAKLNVATKVLQELGLPTGSESKPESIGEAEGPVKDAMMTSTMSEDVRTNVPPSDVSGQGPILTKNGKNPVMELNEKRRSLKYELSAETGGSHEKCFVMEVEVDGQKFKGRGSNKKEAKAYAALAALEKLFPDNDGESNVNRFLPKKKVTYTDMHIPGFGTIRGIPSDSGSRGWGPNRGRGRGRGKQFAGGPSYNKTNYSYEGNTGTGYHKLYGNNAAKSTASGGSGSNVGYGTFYPESSGSTANYSCPPMTSTDSSAVKGESYQSMPPPADQESPYSYGYGDEKKKMLTQNQNEGQTGNYSMYSTAYPSSVTGGQVYNNYGWGNQSSWGNQQGGYSSYQGYGGQNQGSYSGYSNVNY, via the exons ATATGAGGAGCTGCGTTACTGGTATGACTGCTTGTGCTACGAGGAGGAGCTCAGACAGTATCATGACTACATCGCTGCTGTCGAGGAGATTGAGGATCAACGGCATTATGAG GAGGCTGCACCCTCCCAGGTGAGCAAGGGACCATATGATCGCCACGTAATGGCCAAACATTCCGATGTGTATCCCACAcctgaggagctggaggctgtgCAGGAAATTGTCTCCCGTGTGGAGAGTGCTCTGAAGACTGTGTCTGACCAGATGGACacttcaaaagaaaacaaagacgatACAGAGACGGAGACTGAGAG TATTGATTCAGAAGACCGTGTCCTGCGTGGCGTCATGAGGGTTGGATTGGTGGCCAAAGGACTCCTGTTGAAGGGAGACAAAGACTTGGAGCTTGTGCTGCTTTGTTCCAACAAGCCGACAATCCCCCTGCTTATGGAAGTGTCTGAAAAACTGACGGCACAGTTAGAG GCTATTTCAGCGGAGGCATACACAGTAAGCCAGTGTCCGGAGGATGCGGCCATTGTTGTGACGAGCACAAAGGAGTTAGCCCTGACTCTTACCATCCACCTGACATCACCTCTTGTCAGGATGGAGGAAGAATGTAAAACTGAagtagaggaggaagagaagacagaagaagaagcggctgaagcaggagaagacacagcagaaggagagaagacagaagaagaagaggcagaagcggctgaaggaggagaagacgcAGTAGaaggagaaaagacagaaaaggctGAATCGTCAGAAAcgacagaagcagcagcagaagaacagACGGAAACAGCAGCAGTAGAAGAAG AAACGCGAACAGTCATCGATCCGCCGGACGTTCTGGACAGGCAGAAATGCCTAACTGCCTTGGCGTCTCTCCGCCACGCCAAGTGGTTCCAG gCCAAAGTCAGCCACCTGAGCTCTGCTGTGGTTGTGATCCGGATCATGAGGGACTTGTGTAACCGTGTTCCGACCTGGACGCCACTCTCAGGATGG CCTCTTGAATTGCTGGTCGAGAAGGCTATCTGTACGTCTGAGAGACTGATGGGAGCAGGCGAGTCCTTCCGCCGGGTTCTAGAGTGTGTGGCCTCTGGAATTCTCTTAGATG ATGGCCCTGGAATTAAAGATCCATGTGAGAAGGAAGACGTCGACGCCACTGAAAACTTGACTCCGCAGCAGCGTGAGGACATCACGCAGAGTGCTCAA cTTGCCTTGAGGCTATGTGCGTTTGCACAGATGCATAAGGTGTTGGGGAGGGAATACAAACCTGTAAAGCCACGGAAATCAGTGGGagccagcagcagagaggacacaG CCCAGATAGCTCCTGCTGGATACTTCAGCCTGCCAACGAAGAGACCATACACCGAGATGGAAAAAGACGAGGACGAGCCCCAACTCAACAGCAAACAGAGGAAGTTTCTCAAGTTCCAGAAGCGCTTCCAGAGGAAATCAT TCACAGAAGATTTTAGCATGAATGCTGTGATGCGTCTGAACCAGTACAGACCTGGTCTGGAGTACCGGCTCACATCTCAAACTGGTCCGGTCCACGAGCCCGTCTTCACCATGACTGTGGACTTGAATGGGGTCGTCTACGAGGCCACAGGGCCTTCCAAACGAGCGGCCAAGCTTAACGTAGCCACCAAG GTCTTGCAGGAGCTCGGCCTGCCAACAGGCTCTGAGTCTAAACCGGAGTCCATCGGTGAAGCTGAAGGCCCAGTAAAAGATGCAATGATGACCTCTACTATGTCAGAGGATGTACGCACAAATGTTCCTCCTTCAGATGTG AGCGGTCAGGGCCCCATCTTGACCAAAAATGGCAAAAACCCTGTGATGGAGCTAAACGAGAAGCGTCGCAGCCTTAAGTACGAGCTGTCTGCAGAGACAGGGGGCTCCCATGAAAAGTGCTTTGTCATGGAG GTGGAGGTGGACGGGCAGAAGTTTAAAGGGCGAGGTTCTAACAAGAAGGAGGCAAAGGCCTATGCTGCCCTCGCTGCCCTGGAGAAGCTGTTCCCAGACAACGATGGGGAATCAAACGTCAACCGATTTCTTCCAAAGAAGAAAGTCACCTACACGGACATG CACATCCCGGGTTTCGGTACCATTCGTGGTATTCCTTCGGACTCTGGATCCCGTGGCTGGGGGCCCAACAGAGGACGAGGCAGGGGACGAGGCAAACAGTTCGCTGGAGGACCGAGCTATAATAAGA CCAACTACAGTTACGAGGGCAACACTGGCACAGGCTATC ataaacTTTACGGTAACAACGCAGCCAAAAGCACTGCATCTGGCGGATCAGGCAGCAATGTCGGCTACGGCACCTTTTACCCCGAGAGCAGCGGCAGCACCGCCAACTACTCCTGCCCCCCCATGACCAGCACGGACTCCAGCGCTGTCAAGGGAGAAAGCTACCAGTCGATGCCTCCACCTGCCGATCAGGAGAGCCCCTACAGCTACGGGTATGGAGACGAGAAGAAAAAGATGCTGACGCAAAATCAGAACGAGGGCCAGACAGGAAACTACTCCATGTACAGCACAGCTTACCCCAGCTCAGTGACGGGCGGCCAAGTGTATAATAATTACG GCTGGGGAAACCAGTCGTCCTGGGGAAACCAGCAGGGGGGGTACAGCTCGTACCAGGGCTATGGAGGACAAAACCAAGGCTCGTACTCTGGATACAGCAACGTTAATTACTAA